A genome region from Solanum pennellii chromosome 12, SPENNV200 includes the following:
- the LOC107005337 gene encoding soluble inorganic pyrophosphatase PPA1: MSNEDGGDDLSPQRRAPRLNERILSSISRRSVAAHPWHDLEIGPEAPSVFNVVIEISKGSKVKYELDKKTGLIKVDRILYSSVVYPQNYGFIPRTLCEDNDPMDVLVLMQEPVLPGCFLRARAIGLMPMIDQGEKDDKIIAVCADDPEYRHYTDIKQLPPHRLAEIRRFFEDYKKNENKDVAVDDFLPPSTAVDAIQYSMDLYAEYILHSLRK, translated from the exons ATGAGCAACGAAGATGGCGGTGATGATCTGTCTCCACAAAGACGTGCCCCTCGTTTGAATGAGAGGATCCTATCATCTATATCCAGGAGGTCTGTTGCTGCTCATCCTTGGCACGACCTTGAGATAG GACCTGAAGCTCCAAGCGTTTTCAATGTT GTCATTGAGATTTCAAAAGGAAGCAAAGTCAAATATGAGCTGGACAAGAAAACCGGTCTTATTAAG GTTGATCGCATCCTATATTCTTCAGTGGTTTACCCTCAGAACTATGGTTTCATTCCCCGAACACTCTGTGAAGATAATGACCCAATGGATGTACTAGTCCTCATGCAG GAACCTGTCCTTCCAGGTTGTTTCCTTCGAGCTAGGGCGATAGGCCTGATGCCTATGATTGATCAG GGAGAGAAAGATGACAAGATCATAGCAGTGTGTGCTGACGATCCAGAATATCGCCACTACACTGATATAAAGCAGCTCCCCCCTCACCGCCTTGCTGAAATTCGCCGCTTTTTTGAAGACT acaagaagaatgaaaaCAAAGACGTTGCTGTTGACGATTTTCTGCCTCCAAGTACTGCTGTCGATGCCATTCAGTACTCCAT GGATCTGTATGCTGAATACATATTACACAGCTTGAGGAAGTAA
- the LOC107005338 gene encoding heavy metal-associated isoprenylated plant protein 30-like, with the protein MPRGRPLSLQTVELKVRMCCPGCERVVKDAVLKLRGVDSAEIDVEMEKVTVIGYVDRKKVLKAVRRSGKRAEFWPYPNPPLYFTSSNNYFKDTTIEYKESYNYWRHGYNATDKYGTLPITQRGDDKVSNLFNDDNVYSCSIM; encoded by the exons atgccTAGGGGTCGACCACTTTCTTTGCag ACTGTGGAACTCAAAGTAAGGATGTGTTGCCCTGGTTGTGAGAGAGTTGTCAAAGACGCTGTCCTCAAACTTAGAG GGGTAGATTCAGCAGAGATCGATGTAGAGATGGAAAAGGTGACGGTAATAGGATACGTCGATAGAAAAAAAGTGCTAAAAGCAGTGAGAAGATCAGGCAAAAGGGCAGAATTTTGGCCATACCCAAATCCACCACTATATTTCACAtcatcaaataattatttcaaagatACAACAATAGAGTACAAAGAAAGTTATAATTATTGGAGACATGGTTACAATGCTACTGATAAGTATGGTACTTTGCCTATAACTCAAAGAGGAGATGACAAAGTTAGCAATTTGTttaatgatgataatgtataTTCTTGTTCTATcatgtaa